A single Henriciella sp. AS95 DNA region contains:
- a CDS encoding DJ-1/PfpI family protein codes for MHNAVSRLIAATLVVILAAGFQPAFAETDTTADNADTKATRITFLLYPGTTVLDWIGPYEALHWVDGVEIILAAKTTDIMKSDSGIVEYKANVTLDEVDRTDVLIVPGGAKQMMEAANDPEIADWIRRMDETSTHTVGICTGSLMLAHIGLLEDRRATTYWKFTPMLAGGGAIYEEARWVQDGKYWTSAGVSAGIDLTLALIADLYGAETAMKAQLAIEYDPDPPFNSGSLQAAPQTVIDALGGIATPPQSPN; via the coding sequence GCCTGCCTTTGCAGAGACTGATACCACTGCCGACAATGCGGATACCAAAGCGACCCGCATTACCTTTCTCCTCTATCCAGGCACGACGGTTCTCGACTGGATCGGCCCTTACGAGGCGCTTCACTGGGTGGACGGTGTCGAAATCATACTGGCCGCCAAAACGACCGACATCATGAAAAGTGACAGCGGCATCGTCGAATATAAAGCCAATGTCACGCTGGACGAGGTGGACCGGACCGATGTGCTGATTGTCCCCGGCGGCGCGAAGCAGATGATGGAGGCCGCCAACGATCCGGAGATCGCAGACTGGATTCGCCGTATGGATGAAACCTCCACCCATACGGTCGGCATATGCACCGGGTCTCTCATGCTCGCCCATATTGGCCTTCTCGAAGACCGCCGCGCCACGACCTACTGGAAATTCACGCCGATGCTGGCTGGTGGCGGCGCAATCTATGAAGAGGCGCGCTGGGTACAGGATGGCAAGTACTGGACATCGGCCGGTGTATCGGCCGGCATTGATCTGACGCTGGCTCTCATCGCCGACCTCTATGGCGCCGAAACCGCCATGAAGGCGCAACTCGCCATAGAGTACGATCCCGATCCGCCCTTCAATTCTGGATCACTGCAAGCGGCGCCTCAGACAGTCATCGATGCACTCGGCGGTATCGCAACGCCCCCACAAAGCCCAAACTAG
- a CDS encoding metallophosphoesterase family protein: MADDIIYAIGDVHGEAEMLDKLHAAIFARHEREHPRARLKLIHLGDYIDRGPDSCGVIETLMKLEGRDDVEVVNLRGNHEQMMLDAYEDGASHNGARMHWLMNGGDATLESYAHRGFEDPPQSHMQWLHQLPSLYLENERKIAFVHAGVDPKSFPNCDRRIHLWSRSPRFYDPTRWDNGELKGWQVVHGHTPTKDFEPQAAGAPARRFNLDTGAVYGGQLSAGIFAPGKEVEFLSV, translated from the coding sequence ATGGCAGACGACATCATTTACGCAATTGGCGACGTGCACGGCGAGGCAGAGATGCTCGACAAGCTGCATGCGGCCATTTTTGCGCGCCATGAGCGGGAACATCCACGTGCGCGACTAAAGCTGATCCATCTCGGCGACTATATCGATCGCGGGCCTGATAGTTGCGGCGTGATCGAGACCCTCATGAAGCTTGAAGGCCGTGATGATGTCGAGGTCGTCAACCTTCGAGGCAATCACGAGCAAATGATGCTGGACGCCTATGAGGATGGTGCCAGCCATAATGGAGCCCGCATGCACTGGCTTATGAATGGCGGTGACGCGACCCTTGAGAGCTATGCTCATCGCGGGTTCGAGGACCCGCCGCAATCTCACATGCAATGGCTTCACCAATTGCCGAGCCTGTATCTCGAAAACGAGCGCAAGATTGCCTTTGTCCACGCCGGCGTCGACCCGAAGTCATTTCCAAATTGCGACCGCAGAATCCACCTCTGGTCACGTTCGCCGCGCTTTTATGACCCGACCCGGTGGGACAATGGTGAGCTGAAGGGCTGGCAGGTCGTGCACGGCCACACCCCAACCAAGGATTTCGAACCCCAGGCCGCCGGCGCTCCGGCGCGCCGCTTCAATCTCGACACGGGCGCTGTGTATGGTGGCCAGCTTTCAGCCGGCATTTTTGCGCCGGGCAAAGAGGTCGAATTCCTGTCGGTCTGA
- the ruvC gene encoding crossover junction endodeoxyribonuclease RuvC, translating to MRILGIDPGLRQTGWGVIEQSGSRLSHVAHGVIKINPELSLAARLGGIHREISDLSKSYWPDFAGIEETLVNANPRSALKLGQARGAAMAALHGSGLNVLEFSPRTIKLAVVGTGGADKTQVAFMVARLLPKAGKMTSDASDALACAICTANHASTLKRGAA from the coding sequence ATTCGAATTCTCGGGATCGATCCCGGTCTCCGCCAGACGGGCTGGGGCGTGATTGAGCAGTCCGGCTCCCGGCTGAGCCACGTGGCGCACGGCGTGATCAAGATTAATCCCGAGCTGTCGCTGGCTGCGAGGCTCGGCGGGATCCACCGCGAAATATCTGACCTCTCCAAATCGTACTGGCCGGATTTTGCCGGCATTGAAGAGACGCTGGTCAATGCAAACCCGCGCTCGGCGCTCAAACTGGGCCAGGCGCGCGGCGCGGCAATGGCAGCGCTGCATGGCTCAGGCCTCAATGTCCTCGAATTCTCGCCCCGCACGATCAAGCTTGCCGTCGTCGGCACAGGAGGCGCGGACAAGACGCAGGTCGCCTTCATGGTCGCGCGCCTGCTGCCAAAAGCTGGCAAGATGACCAGTGACGCATCCGACGCCCTGGCCTGCGCCATCTGCACGGCCAATCATGCCAGCACACTGAAGAGAGGGGCAGCATGA
- the ruvA gene encoding Holliday junction branch migration protein RuvA produces MIGRLRGEIATVGTDSVMIDVNGVGYVALAGSRLLAKLTPGKEATLHIETRVTESSITLFAFESDEARAWFVRLQDVPGVAGKSAMAIMDALAPSELMDALALGDAAIVTRAKGVGKKLAERIIGELSGKPPPMGRFGAFRTSDLQPSASADALPASGARSEAVSALVNLGYGQSDAARAVAAAAREAPDADTSALIRAGLKELSPS; encoded by the coding sequence ATCATTGGCCGCCTTCGGGGCGAAATCGCGACCGTCGGGACAGACAGCGTGATGATCGACGTCAATGGCGTCGGCTATGTGGCGCTGGCGGGCAGTCGCCTTCTCGCGAAGCTGACACCGGGCAAGGAAGCGACGCTGCACATTGAGACGCGCGTCACAGAAAGCTCAATCACGCTCTTTGCTTTTGAAAGCGACGAAGCGCGCGCCTGGTTTGTCCGCCTGCAGGATGTTCCAGGTGTCGCCGGCAAGTCCGCCATGGCGATCATGGACGCGCTGGCCCCGTCTGAACTTATGGACGCCCTTGCGCTTGGCGATGCCGCCATCGTCACCCGCGCCAAAGGCGTTGGCAAGAAGCTCGCGGAACGCATCATTGGCGAACTGTCAGGCAAGCCTCCGCCCATGGGCCGGTTCGGCGCGTTCCGAACCTCGGATCTGCAGCCCTCCGCCAGTGCGGACGCCCTGCCCGCAAGCGGCGCACGCAGCGAAGCAGTTTCTGCGCTCGTTAATCTTGGATATGGCCAGAGCGACGCCGCCAGAGCCGTGGCTGCTGCGGCCCGAGAGGCTCCGGACGCCGACACGTCGGCCCTCATTCGCGCCGGGCTTAAAGAGCTTTCACCATCATGA
- the ruvB gene encoding Holliday junction branch migration DNA helicase RuvB encodes MSREGDLSDPERQTGDALDRALRPQSFEDYVGQEAIKSNLKVYVEAAKARGEALDHVLLFGPPGLGKTTLAQIVSKELGVGFRSTSGPVIAKAGDLAAILTNLEENDVLFIDEIHRLPPAVEEILYPAMEDYALDIVIGEGPSARSVRLDLAPFTLVGATTRAGLLANPLRDRFGIPMRLNFYEPKELARIVMAAGRKLGADLSEDGAVEIATRARGTPRIALRLLRRVRDFAEAEGAKIDKAAASRALLRLEIDEDGLDALDRRYLSALVKTYAGGPVGADTLAAALSEARDAVEDVIEPFLMQKGYIARTPRGRVAAPLAYERMGLAVPDANKQAGLFSDK; translated from the coding sequence ATGAGCCGCGAAGGAGACCTCAGCGACCCTGAACGCCAGACAGGCGATGCGCTCGACAGGGCTCTGCGCCCGCAGAGTTTCGAGGATTATGTCGGTCAGGAAGCGATCAAGTCGAACCTGAAAGTCTATGTCGAGGCCGCAAAGGCGCGCGGCGAGGCGCTCGATCACGTGCTCTTGTTTGGCCCGCCCGGCCTCGGCAAGACGACGCTCGCGCAGATTGTCTCGAAAGAGCTGGGCGTCGGGTTTCGTTCCACGTCGGGCCCCGTCATCGCAAAGGCCGGTGATCTCGCCGCTATTCTTACAAATCTCGAAGAAAACGATGTCCTCTTCATTGATGAGATCCACCGCCTGCCCCCGGCCGTCGAGGAGATCCTCTATCCGGCGATGGAGGACTATGCGCTCGACATCGTTATCGGCGAAGGCCCATCTGCGCGGTCGGTCCGCCTTGATCTCGCGCCGTTCACGCTTGTGGGCGCAACGACACGCGCAGGGCTCCTGGCCAACCCACTTCGTGACCGGTTCGGCATTCCGATGCGGCTCAATTTCTATGAGCCGAAGGAACTGGCCCGCATTGTCATGGCAGCGGGGCGCAAACTTGGCGCAGATTTGAGCGAGGACGGCGCCGTCGAGATCGCGACCCGGGCTCGCGGTACACCGCGTATCGCCCTGCGACTGCTGCGCCGCGTCCGCGATTTTGCTGAAGCGGAAGGCGCGAAGATCGACAAGGCCGCCGCCTCTCGGGCGCTACTCCGTCTGGAAATCGATGAAGACGGGCTTGATGCACTCGACCGGCGCTATCTTTCGGCGCTGGTCAAGACCTATGCAGGCGGGCCGGTCGGCGCTGACACGCTGGCTGCGGCTCTTTCTGAAGCCCGCGACGCCGTGGAAGATGTTATTGAACCGTTCCTGATGCAAAAGGGCTATATTGCGCGAACCCCGCGTGGCCGGGTTGCAGCGCCGCTCGCCTATGAAAGAATGGGCCTTGCCGTTCCGGACGCCAACAAACAAGCTGGTCTCTTCTCGGACAAATAG
- a CDS encoding BolA family protein, translating into MTNRTTRIRESLTQVFAPERLEITDQSALHAGHAGASPEGETHFKVEIISEKFRGLSRVAMQREVNNALKSEFDSGLHALSIKAGPPAG; encoded by the coding sequence TTGACAAACAGAACAACACGCATTCGGGAAAGTTTGACGCAGGTATTTGCACCTGAGCGGCTGGAAATCACTGACCAGAGCGCTCTGCATGCAGGGCATGCCGGGGCATCTCCAGAAGGTGAAACCCACTTCAAGGTCGAAATAATCTCGGAAAAATTTCGCGGCCTGAGCCGCGTTGCGATGCAGCGCGAAGTCAATAACGCCCTAAAAAGTGAATTTGATTCAGGGCTTCATGCCCTTTCCATCAAGGCTGGCCCACCCGCTGGTTAA
- a CDS encoding J domain-containing protein: MAKDFSYRVKFTDIRVKPPKEEEERQKAAETRECHRDDCDLAGSHPAPKPRGMDGVFWFCQKHAGEYNRNYDYFAGMSEAELQAFNEMAKYGFNKTWKFGTGPMGKDKAAAAHDPRKWRGREFFEENAKARKARRKEQQSAGVTNRALQELDLEPGATATEIRVRYSEYVRRFHPDSNGGDRSSEHMLARVLRAGKTLKAAGMMKG; the protein is encoded by the coding sequence ATGGCAAAAGACTTCTCATACCGCGTCAAGTTCACCGACATAAGAGTGAAGCCTCCCAAAGAGGAGGAGGAACGCCAGAAAGCCGCAGAAACTCGCGAGTGTCATCGCGATGACTGCGACCTTGCTGGCTCCCACCCCGCACCGAAACCCCGTGGCATGGATGGGGTATTCTGGTTCTGTCAAAAGCATGCTGGCGAATATAATCGCAATTACGATTACTTCGCCGGCATGTCCGAAGCTGAGCTTCAAGCCTTCAACGAGATGGCAAAATACGGGTTCAACAAGACCTGGAAGTTCGGAACCGGGCCAATGGGCAAGGACAAGGCCGCAGCGGCGCACGATCCACGCAAATGGCGTGGACGCGAATTCTTCGAAGAGAATGCCAAAGCGCGCAAGGCCCGCAGGAAAGAGCAGCAGTCTGCTGGCGTGACAAATCGCGCCCTGCAGGAGCTTGATCTTGAGCCGGGCGCGACCGCGACTGAAATCCGTGTCCGCTACAGCGAATATGTTCGCCGGTTCCACCCGGACTCCAATGGTGGCGACCGCTCGTCCGAGCACATGCTCGCCCGCGTTCTTCGCGCTGGCAAAACGCTCAAGGCCGCCGGCATGATGAAGGGCTGA
- the trmD gene encoding tRNA (guanosine(37)-N1)-methyltransferase TrmD, whose protein sequence is MAFDVSIITLYPEAFPGLLDVSILGRARREGIWSLDITNLREFGLGKHRQVDESPAGGGAGLVLRPDVAAAALDSLETAERPIVYLSPRGKPFTQAIARELADGPGIVCFCGRFEGLDERVIEKRNMIEISVGDFVLAGGEAAAQAVIEATVRLLPGVAGNQASLEDESFSNGLLEYPQYTLPREWEGEPTPDVLLSGDHKKIDEWRLNRSKLLTEARRVDLWAAYLNGQRIRASETDDEHD, encoded by the coding sequence ATGGCTTTCGACGTCTCCATCATCACGCTCTATCCGGAGGCGTTTCCCGGGCTGCTCGACGTTTCGATCCTCGGCCGGGCGCGGCGGGAAGGCATCTGGTCACTCGACATCACCAATTTGCGGGAATTCGGCCTGGGAAAGCATCGCCAGGTCGACGAAAGCCCCGCCGGCGGTGGCGCTGGCCTTGTGCTTCGTCCCGATGTGGCGGCTGCCGCGCTGGATAGTCTTGAAACCGCCGAGCGCCCGATCGTCTATCTCAGCCCGCGCGGCAAGCCGTTCACGCAAGCGATTGCACGCGAACTGGCTGATGGTCCCGGTATCGTCTGTTTTTGCGGGCGGTTTGAAGGCCTCGATGAACGAGTCATCGAGAAGCGCAATATGATCGAGATTTCTGTTGGCGACTTTGTGCTTGCGGGCGGGGAAGCAGCGGCTCAGGCTGTTATTGAGGCCACGGTGCGCCTGTTGCCCGGCGTTGCCGGCAATCAGGCGTCGCTGGAAGATGAAAGTTTCTCCAACGGCCTTCTGGAATATCCCCAATATACCCTCCCCCGAGAATGGGAGGGAGAGCCGACTCCAGACGTGCTGCTATCGGGGGACCATAAAAAGATAGACGAATGGCGGCTCAACCGCAGTAAACTGTTGACAGAAGCCCGACGTGTCGATTTATGGGCCGCTTACCTCAACGGGCAAAGAATACGAGCGTCGGAGACGGACGATGAACATGATTGA
- the rplS gene encoding 50S ribosomal protein L19: MNMIEQLEAEEVARVTSGKEIPEFSPGDTLSVNVRIREGDRERVQRFEGVCIARAGAGLNESFTVRKISFGEGVERVFPVVSPMIESIEVKRKGRVRRAKLYYLRDLRGKSARIAERTSGHGVETTEITVSKTERKRQRAADKVARKEQAAKDRAEADKAKAAAAEAEAAAAAAEAEAAEQNAEGSEEN; this comes from the coding sequence ATGAACATGATTGAACAGCTCGAAGCTGAAGAAGTAGCACGCGTTACTTCCGGCAAAGAGATCCCAGAATTTTCCCCAGGCGACACCCTGTCTGTGAACGTGCGCATCCGCGAAGGCGATCGCGAACGCGTTCAGCGTTTTGAAGGTGTCTGCATTGCACGCGCCGGTGCTGGCCTCAATGAGAGCTTCACGGTTCGCAAGATTTCTTTCGGTGAAGGCGTCGAACGCGTCTTTCCGGTTGTCTCTCCGATGATCGAGAGCATTGAAGTGAAGCGCAAAGGCCGCGTTCGCCGCGCCAAGCTTTACTATCTGCGTGACCTTCGTGGTAAGTCCGCCCGCATCGCCGAGCGTACGTCCGGCCACGGCGTTGAGACGACCGAAATCACCGTCTCCAAAACCGAGCGGAAACGCCAGCGCGCCGCAGACAAGGTCGCCCGTAAAGAGCAGGCCGCCAAGGATCGCGCCGAAGCTGACAAGGCAAAAGCAGCCGCCGCAGAAGCTGAAGCAGCAGCTGCTGCAGCCGAAGCGGAAGCCGCCGAGCAAAACGCCGAAGGCAGCGAAGAGAACTAG